A segment of the Romboutsia sp. 13368 genome:
AACATACCTGGTTCTATTACTACTATAGCATCTATTCCTGTTTCTACTAAAGATTTTATATATTTTTTAATTTCATTTATATCTTTTTCATGAGGTATTTTATTAAGTGATACAAAAACTTTTTTTCCTCGATTATGAGCATACTCTACACTGTTCTTTAATTCATCTATAGAAAAGTTTTTAAGTTCATCACCTATAAAAACTGCATCACACCCATTTTCTATATTTAATTTTAATGAGTTTAAATTAAAAGCTTCTGCTAGTAACTCTACCTTATGCATTCATATCACCTCTATTATTATTTTTATAACTTAATGCAACTCCATCTCCTATTGGTATTAGTGATGTAGATAAATATTCACATTTACATATATAATCTAAATAGTTTCTCATTCTCTTTACTATGGTTTTTTTTCTTCTTATAACAAAGTCATCGTGAGCTACCATTCCTTTATATAATATATTGTCCGAAATTAATAATCCATCTACTCTTAATTTATCTATTACCATATCATAGAATAACTTATACTGCCCTTTAGCTGCATCCATAAATATCATATCAAAAGGTCCTTCAACTTCTTTTAATAATTCTTCTGCATCCCCTTCTAGTATAGTTATATTATTTTCATATCCAGCTAATTTTATATTTTCTTTAGCTTTTTCAATCATTTTTTCATTTCTTTCTACAGTTATTATTTCCACATCTTCATCTAATACTGATGCAAATAATATAGAAGAATATCCTATTGCACAACCTATTTCTAATATTCTCTTTGGCCTTTGAACCTTTAGTAGTACTTTTAAAAGCTCAGATACTTCTTTATGTACTATAGGTACATTATGTTCACTTGCATATACTTCTAAATCTTTTAATAATCCATCTTTATCCTTTAAAGTAGTTCTTATATAATCTTCTACTAAATTATTTACTATATTACTCATTTAATTCACTCCTTACAGTAATAACATTAATATAGGATTATATCTTAGTATTTTAAGACATAATCCATAGTTTAAATATCAACTAATACCCTTAATTATTTTTACTTTTATTTAGTCTATCTCTTTCATCCTTATACTCTTTTACATATTTTAAATGGTCTTCATAATTTGTACTATAGTTATTTCCACCATCCATCTTTGCTACAAAATATAAATAATCTGTTTTTTCAGGATATAATGTAGCTTTTATTGACTCTATTCCTGGACTTGATATTGGAGTAGGAGGAAGTCCTTTATTTTTATAACTATTATACGGTGAATCTATTTTTAAATCATCATATGTTACTATTTGCTTTCGTTCATTGAATATATACTGTATAGTTGCATCTGATTGAAGAGGCATACCTATTTTTAGCCTATTATAAAATACACTAGCTATTTTAGGTCTATCTACATCTAATATTGCTTCTTTTTCTACTATGGATGCTAAATTTATCACTTGCTCTGTTGTCATTTTTAGTTCTTTCTGCCTATCTCTTAACTCATCTGTATATATTTTATTAAATTTACTTAACATAGTACTTAAAACTTCTTTTTCAGATGCATTCTCATCAATATAATATGTTGATGGATACAAGAAGCCTTCTAATGATGTTATATCATCTTCTTTTAAAAATTTAAAATCATTATAAAATTCTTTAGGATTTGATATCAACTCTTCATAATTATCTTCATTTCCTAATTTTTTGTCTACAAGAATAGAAACTATTTCTCTAGAAGTAGATCCTTCTGGAATAGTTACTTTTATCCCATCATTATATACTTTTCCTAATGACATATCATTTATTATTTCTTTATTTGAGTAAGTTTGATTAAATAAATATTTACCTGCTTTAAATTGTTGTGCCTTATTGCTTAACTTCACTGATAATTTAAATACTACTTTATTCTTTATTAATTTATTTTTATATAAAATGTCCGATATAGTATTTGTTGTTGATCCCTGTGGTATTTCAACTACTATACCTTCTTTATTATTTTTATCATATGGACCCATTTGTGTAAATGTAAATATAAATACCGATATCAATAGTACAAATATAATAGAAACTACTCCTACTATACCTAATCTTTTTTTATTTATATTCATAAAGTTATCTACTCCTTATACATATTTATATCCTTTATATTATAAATCTAAGCATAAAAAAATTCAATAAATTTGTCGAACAAGTTGTAAATTTATTTTATAATAAAAAGCCTAACGTTATTTTTTACACGTTAGGCTTTTCTTAATCATAATATTAGAATTTTTTAATTTCGTTTTTAGTTACAACTCCGTAGATTAACTTTTTAGGTTCTACTTTTTCTTCAACTATTGAATAAGCATTTATAAATCTTTCTTTTGCTTGTTCAAATTTTTCTTCTTTATTTAAGTGCATATAGGCTAGTATRTCACCTTCATTTACATAGTCTCCAACCTTTTTTTCTAACACTATACCAGCAGATAAATCAAGTATATCTTCTTTAGTCTCTCTACCAGCGCCTAAAATCATAGCTGATATTCCAACTTCTTCTGCTTCTATTTTGCTTATATATCCTGCTTTATTAGCTTTTATAGGAACTATTTTAGAAGCTTGTGGCAATAATGTATAATCATCCACGACATTCTTATCTCCACCTTGATTTTCTATGAATACTCTTAATTTATCAAGTGCTTTACCTGAAGTTATAGCTTCTCTTATCATTATTAAACCTTCATCAAAGTCTTTTGCTACTTTAGCTAAAACTAACATATATGAACCTAATGTTTCACATAAAAGTACAAAATCCTTTGGACCATTTCCTTTTAATGTTTCTATAGCTTCTATAACTTCTAAAGAGTTACCAACAGCAAATCCTAATGGTTCATCCATATCAGTAATCATTCCTATAGTATCTCTGTTCATTCCACAACCTATATCAACCATAGCCTTTGCTAATTCAAATGAATCATCTAAAGTTTTCATAAATGCTCCATCACCTGTTTTTACATCAAGTAATATTGCATTCGCTCCTGAAGCTAGCTTTTTACACATTATACTAGCTGCTATAAGAGATATATTATCAACTGTAGCAGTAACATCTCTTAATGCATACATTTTTTTATCGGCAACTGCTATGGATGCAGTTTGTCCACAAACTGCTATTTTGTGTTCATTTACAGAATCTATAAATTTCTTAGAATCCATTTCTATAGAAAATCCTGGTATAGCTTCTAATTTATCTAAAGTTCCTCCAGTATGTCCAAGTCCTCTTCCTGACATTTTAGCAACTGGTGCTCCACAAGCTGCTACTAATGGAGCTAAGGCTATTGTAGTTTTATCTCCAACACCACCGGTACTATGTTTATCAACTTTTATGCCTTTTATATCAGATAAATCCATTACTTCACCAGAGTTCATCATAGCCTCTGTAAGATATACAGTTTCTTCTTTATCCATTTTATTTATATATATTGCCATTAAAAGTGCTGCTGCTTGGTAATCAGGTATTTCACCTTTTGAATACTTTTCTACGAAGAAATCAATTTCAGCTTTACTAAGTTTTTGATTATCCCTTTTTTTACTGATTATGTCGTAAACTCTCATAATAATTCTCCTTAATTATTATATTTATATATTATTAACAACTGATTTAACTAAACTTAAAAATTCTGATTTTACTTTTTTTGTTGTTTCTATTACTTCCTCATGATCAAGTGGCTGGTCAAGTATTCCAGCTGCCATATTAGTTATACAAGATATACCTATAACTTCCATTCCAGAGTGAGAAGCTACTATTACCTCTGGAGCTGTAGACATACCAACTGCATCTGCACCTAATATTTGAGCCATTCTTACTTCTGAAGGAGTTTCATAAGTTGGTCCACTAAAGAATGCATAAACACCTTCTTGTAATTCTATATTTAATTTGTTAGCGCATTCTTTAACTAAGTTTATATATTTAGGAGTATATGCAGTAGACATATCCGGGAATCTAGGTCCTAGTCTTTGATCATTCTTACCTATTAATGGATTATTTCCACTTAAGTTTATATGATCTTTTATAACCATTAAATCTCCAGGTTTAAAATCTGTATTAGCTCCACCTGCTGCATTAGTTACAACTATAGTATTTGCCCCTAGAGCCTTCATAACTCTTACTGGGAAAGTTATTTCTTGTTGAGTATAACCTTCATAGTAGTGGAATCTACCTTGCATAGCTACTACCATTTTTCCTTCTAATTCACCTAATACAAGACATCCTTCATGTCCTTCAACAGTTGAAACTGGGAAATTAGGTATTTCATTATATTTTATTTTAACAGGATTTTGTATTTCATCTGCTAATACCCCAAGTCCTGATCCTAATATTAAACCTATTTGAGGTTTTACTTCACATTTGCTTTGTATAAATTGTGCACTTTCTTGTATTTTATCATATATGTTTTCCATTTATCTGTCCTCCAAAATTACTTCATTACTTCATTTTTGAAACTTGTACCATTTTTAGTTTCACAAACACCTAATATATCAGCAACTGTTGCTCCTATATCTGCAAAGCTTTTTCTTGTTCCTAAGTTTGTATTAGCTTTTATATCTTTACCATAAACTAATAAAGGTATATATTCTCTAGTATGATCTGTTCCCTTATATGCAGGATCATTACCGTGGTCTGCATTTATTATAAGTATATCTTTATCATTCATAGATTCTATTATTTCAGGTATTCTAGCATCAAATTCTTCTAATGCCTCTTTATAACCTTTTATATTTCTTCTATGACCATACTTTGAGTCAAAATCTACAAGGTTAGTAAATATTAATCCTTTATTATCTTTTTTGATGTAGTTTATAGTTTGGTCTACTCCATCCATATTATCTTTAGTATGTATCGCCTCTGTTATACCTTGACCATTAAATATATCTTCTATTTTTCCAACACCTATAACATCAAGTCCTTTTTCTTTTATATTATCAAGAACTGTTTTGTCAAAAGGATTTAATGAATAGTCTCTTCTATTAGAAGTTCTTTCAAATTGACCTTTACATGGTCCTACATATGGTCTTGCTATAACTCTCGCTACTGCGTATTCACCCATCATTATTTCTCTAGCTATTTTACACATATCATATAATTCTTCTAATGGAATTATCTCTTCATGTGCTGCTATTTGGAATACACTATCTGCTGAAGTATAAACTATTACATCACCAGTCTTCATTTGATGTTCACCAAATTCATCTAATATAGCTGTTCCAGATGCTGGCTTATTAGCTACTACTTTTCTACCTGTTCTCTTTTCAAATTCATCTATTATTTCTTTTGGGAATCCATTTTCAAAAGTTTTAAAAGGAGTATCAACTAATAATCCTGTCATCTCCCAGTGTCCTGTAGTTGTATCTTTTCCTTGTGAAACTTCACTACATTTTCCAAAAGCACCAATTGGAGATTCATAATTATTTATATAGTCTATTCCATCTATATTACCTAATCCTAATTTTATCATATTAGGTATTTTTATATCATTAAATTCCTTAACTATATGACCTAATGTGTTTACACCTTCATCTCCAAAGTCTTTTGCATCTGGTAGCTCACCTACACCAACACTATCAATTACTATCCATATAATTCTATTCATGGTCTTCCTCCTTTAACTGTTTATTTTCTAGGATGTTTTTCTTTTATTTCTCTTCTCATATTTTTATTTATATGATTCAAATATGCTTGTAAACTAGATAAATTAGCATTTCCTAATATTTTGCTAACTACTGCAATATTTGCTCCCTCGTTTAATAAATGGATTGCAAATGAATGCCTAAGCATACTAGGATTAATATTTTTATTTATATTAGCAATATTTGCATATTTTTTTATTACCTTCCAAAGGCCTTGACGTGTAAATCTTTGACCAGATGAATTTACAAATAAAGCCTTCTCATCTTCATCAGCTAAACTTAATCTAGCTTCTTTTATATATTTTTCTAGATAAGTCTTTGTTATATCTGAAAGTGGTATGACTCTCTTATTTTTTGAAATATTACAATATATATAATCTAACTCTAAATCAACATCATCAATATCCATATCAACTAATTCTGAAACTTTTATACCTGTTCCATATAATACTTCAAATATAGCTTTATCTCTTATTAATTTAGGTGTATCTAATTTAGGAAATTTTAATAAAGCTTCTATTTCTTCTTCTGTTAGTATATCCACGTCTTGCTTTTCAATCTTTGGTTTCTTTATAGTTTTAGCCGGATTATTGTTAGTTATATGATTTAAGAATAAATAATCATGAAAAGACTTAATTGATGATATCATTCTAGATACTGTAGCAACAGATACATTATCTTTTTCCAAATTTATTATATATCCTATAATATCATTTTCTACTACATCATTTAATTCTAAATTTATAGAATTCAAATAATTTATATATTTTCTTATATCTATATAATAAGACGATATTGTATTATTTGATAACCTTTTTTTATCTTTTATATAGTCTATATATTCCTTTACAACTTCCATAGTAAACTCCTTTATATGACTAGGAACTTAATAATACTAATAATTACAGTGTTTAGTAAAGCTTGTAAACCAATAGTTATAGCTAGTACAATTATTGAGTTTAAAATATATCTTGAAAATAAAAATTTAATGTTACTTTTATTTTTATTCTTTTTTAGTTCAAATACAATTTCTTTTATATAATTGATAGAAATTAAAATAAGTATAATTGATCCTACTATAATAATTAAATTTTTTGATATAGTTATTAAAATAAACTTTATACTTTTTAATTTCATAGCTAATATAATACTATTTATAGTATAGCCCATAGATATCCCTTTTAGTAAAAAATTTAATAAAGCTAAAGGAAATGTAACTACTAATAATGCTGTTAAAGAAATACCCATCATGAATGATATATCTGATTTTAAATTAGCCATTACTATATTTCTTACTGATATGTTAGAGCTATAATACTCTACAATAGGATTAACACTAGTTACTATTTTACTTTGATAATCTGGCCATATTTTATTTAAATATGTACCCATAACTACTGCTGTTAAAAATATAAGTCCAATAATTATTAATTGTTTATTTATTTCTCTAAAATAATGTTTATTATATGTTCCTCTCAAACTCATAACCTCCTCTTGTATCTTACAAAATAGTATGTACAAAAAGAGGAGGTTATTCCTTTTTATATTAATTCTTTAATTAGTAAAATTCCTATTGAAGTTTTTGCATCTTCTATTTCATTTTTTAAAATCATATTATGAGCTTCATTTATATCAATCTCATATGCTTCTATAATTTCATCTTCATCAAATTCTGGTTCACCTTTAGTAAGACCTGTTGCTAAGAAAATATATATTTTCTGATTAGAAAATCCTGCAGATGTAAAAAATTTATGTATTAATTTTAAATTTTTAGCACTATATCCCGTTTCTTCTCTTAGTTCTCTTATTGCACATTCCTTAGGATTTTCTCCTATTTCGAGTTTACCTGCAGGTATCTCCCATATTGCTTGTTCTATAGGCTTTCTAAATTGTTTTATAAGAACAACTTTATTATCATCCGTTAATGCCACTATTCCTACAGCACCTGGATGCTCTACTATTTCTCTTTTTTGATATCCTTTATTTTCAATCTCTACAGTATCAACTTTTAAGCTTATTACTTTACCTGTATATATCCTATCACTACTTATGGTTTTCTCTTCTACTATCATTGTAAACCTCCGTTATGTAATAAGCTGCTGTACTAGCTGCTTCAAAAAATTCTTTATCTTGTTCAAAGTTTCTTCCCATACTTCTTACCTTTAGATTAAAATGCTCTAAATCATTTTTAGAATTTTCATTTTTTATATATACAACATTATGTCTTGTATCTAGCTCATTTTTTGATACTTGATCTTTAATATAGTCTAATTTATCAGCACTATACTCGCAAATAGGTAAATTAACATCTACATTAACAATTTCTTTAAGAACAGTTATACTATGATGAGATATTCCTTGATGTCTATCTCTCTTATCTGCAAAACTTATTCTAGGTATAGATACAGGCATTCCACCTAGTTTTTTTACTGCATCAAGTATTGGACCTTGCTCTATACCTGTAAATCCATATTTAGTTCCTGTTCCTGCAATTCCTGGACCCATACTTACAAATACTACATCAGCTTTTAAAACTTCCTTCGCTGTTATTAAAGCTGTATATATATTTATACATTCATATTCTCCACCAAATGCACTTCCGATTGTTATAGTATTATCTATTAAACCTTTTTCCTTTAATGTATGTACATTTTTACTTAAGAATATAGGAAGAGCTGCTCCATCTGTCATTATATATACTAATCTTTTATTTTGATTTAACCTTTTATATGATGCTACAAAAGGCGTTAACATACTATGTAAACTTCCCACCACTACTGGCATATTATCTAAACCAGAAAAATTCTCTATCATATTATGATAAGAACTCTCTTGTTCTTCTACAGAATCAACCTTAATTTGAAGTGGTGTATATCTTAATTTCATTATATGTCCACCTTTAGTAAAATCAGACTCTAAATTATTTAAATTAGATATAACAAAATGATATCCACCTGTTCCTAAACTTAATTCCACTGCTGTTGTATTTAAAACAACTTCGTCTCCTACATTTATACAACCTGTAATTTTAGGATAGTTATAAGCTTTTTGTATCTCTCCATTTATCTTTACTCTTATATCATCTAGTTCTCCATTTTGATCTACTATAGATTCAACTATTCCTAATTTTTTACTTATCATAAGGTTACCTTCCTAACTTATCTATGAAATTTAAAAATTTATTATTTTCTATTATTTTAGTTAGTGAATATTTTTCTGTAAGTATATGTATAAATACTAAAAATACTAACCAAATAATTCTAACTTTTAATGAGTATCCCATTACGAATAATATACCAATAGATATTCCTAATACATTAGAACCAGTATCTCCCATCATAGCCTTTGCTTTTAAATCTTGATTAAAATATGCAATTACATTTGGAAGTATTAATAGTAAAAGATTTCTTGTATATCTCCCTAATGTAAACAATAGTCCTATTGATATAAGTAAATATCCCTTTATAGCTCTTCCTGGCCTTAAATCTAATAAATTCATTAAATTTGTAGATAAAGCTATTATTAATGTATTTATAATTATGTCATAAATATTTTTAGATATTGCTATAGATATAACCATACCTATAAATCCACCAAATAGAGCTTTAAATCCACCTGTTGTAAGCTTACCTTTTAATAGGCTTTTAAAGTGACCTTTTAATCCACTTACATCTCTATTTCCTATAATATCATCTAATATACCTGCAAAAAACATAGATATTAATCCAAATAAAAATATAAATACATACATTATATTTTTTAAATCACTTGTGAAATAAACCAATATTATAGAGTTTATGATTAGCATTGGTAAAAATACTATTCCCATACTAACTGGTATCATATCTTTCTTATAATTTGGTCTTAATACATTGCTATCAATTAATAAATTTTTAAATAAGGGTATTACGGCGAATGTACCAAATAATCCTATTAAAGTTAAAATAGCATACAGTATATAACTATTCATTAAATACTACCTCCACTCTTTTTTCTTTTCTCTTAGGACCTTTTTTATATGGTAAAATTGCTTTCCTCTATGTATAAATCCTTTTAAATTTCTTCCTGTTTCACTATGCGTCATATTTACAAGGACTTCTTTTATTGTATATCCATGTTTTAATATATCTATAGTCATTCCTACTTCTACTCCGTATCCGTATGGTATTTCTTCAAATTTTTCTAAAACTTCTTTTTTAAATATTCTTTGTCCAGATAAAGTAGCATCTAATTCTTTTCCTGTCATATCTAGTACAGATTCTTTAGCTAATCTCTTTACAAATCCTAACCCACCCTTTTTAGTTGCTGGTGGGAACTTTGCTATTATAACATCCGCCTCATTATTTAATATAGGAGTTATAAGCTTTTTTACTTCACTAGATGTTGATCCTAAATCTCCATCTAAAAAACCTATTATTGAGGCATTTTTCATAGCTATTTTTAATCCATAATTTAAAGCATATCCCTTGCCTCTATTTTTATCTAGTGTAAAAACTTTTATTTTTTCACTTTTTACACTTTTTGCAATTTCAGTTGTTTTATCATTTGATCCATCATCTATTACTAATACTTCATTAATTTCTTCTATATCTTTTATATTTTCTAAAGTATCTTTTATTTTACCTTCTTCATTATAAGCTGGTATTATTATACTTATATAAGGATTCATTTTTATCTCTCCTTTTTATTTTTTATATGGTAGTATATCTTCTGATTCTTCTAATATTCCAAATTTACCTGCTACACTACTATCTTGAAGTAACATAACTAATGATAATTTACCTATACCTTCTTCTACATTATCTACCGTAGATATCTTGTTTTCAGAATATAAGTCTACATAAGAAAATTTAGCATTGCTTTGTTGAACACCTACAATGTTCTTTTCTTTATCTTTTAATGTATCTATTAGTACTTTATCTATTTTTTCGTACTGTTCTTTACCTGATTTTCCGTTATTTCCACCAGCTAATACAACAGAATCATAGTTTTGATAATTATCATTTAATTTATTTATTGTTATTATTTCTAAAGTTTCAAGATTTTTTAACTTTTCATTTGCATTATTTTCACTTAAAGCATTCTCAATATAAATCATAACATCTTTTGTCGATTTAAACTCTTGATTTAATTTAGATGATAATTCTTCTAACTTTTTCTCATCATAAATATTATTTCTTAAAACTATATCAAAAGCTACGTTTCCACTAGCCTTAGTTATTATATCCTCAATTTCTGATGTATAATTATTATCTTGATTAGTAGATATTATTCCTATTGATTTATTTTCTAGTCTATTTATAACTAAACTATCAACATTTTCATTTATAAAGTCTATTGCTTTATCATAATCTCCTTTTACAGCTTCTAAGTTTTTTTCTAATGTATCATTAGTTTCTTTAAGGGTATTAAATTGTTTATCTAAATCTTGTATAATACCTGCTTGTTGCTTACTTAGTTCTTGATCATAATTTAAATTATAACCTACTAATATACCAATTCCCAAAGATATGAATATAGCTCCTATACTAACTATATAGTATTTCATATTTATATGCATTTTTATCCTCCTAAATTACATCTGTAATAATAATCTTAACTTTAATTGCATTAAATGTATAAATTGTTTTACACCTGGTGTAAAAGATGCAATTATAAGTATTGGGAATAAAGCTGTTGCTATTAATGCCCAAATATATTTCATTTTTAACTTACTTCTATATAATAAATTGACACCTTTTGCATCTATTAACTTTGCACCTATTTTTAGTCTAACTAAAAATGTACTTGCCATACCTTTTCTACCTTTTTCTAAGAAGTCAATCATATTTGAATGAGTTCCTAATGCTACTATAAGTTCTGCTTTATACTCATAGGCAATAAGCATAGCTATATCTTCACTAGTTCCAGGTGCTGGAAAAACTATAGCATCTAGCCCCAAGTCGTTTACTCTTTTTAAACCAGGAGCTCTACCATCTGTATATGCATGTACTATTATCTCATTAGCTTTTCTTAATGCTTCATCACTTACACTATCCATATCTCCAACTATAACATCTGGAGTATATCCAAATTCAAGTAAGGCATCTGCTCCACCATCAACACCAACTAAAATTGGTTTCATCTCTTCTATGTATGATATGATTGTACTTAGGTCTTGTTTGTAGTCTTGTCCTCTTACAACTATTAGTACATGCTTATTTGCATAATTAGTCTTAACTTGAGGTATTTCAACTTCTCCTAATATAAATCCTTTTTCTTTTTTAGCATATTCTATAGTGTTATCTATGAATCTATCTAATTCTACTGACAAGTTTTCATATGCTTTTTTTAGCTTTTCTGAAACCTCTTTTTTACCTAATACTTCTCCTTGTCCTAGTAATTCTCCGTCTCTATATATCTTTCCATCTATAACTTCTATTATTTGACCTTCAACTAAGTTATGAAATAATTCTTCTCCTACATTATCAATTATTAATATATTGTTTTCTGTTAATATACCTGGTCCTTTATTTGGATATCTACCACTTATAGACTCTGCTGCATTTATTACAAGCTTAATTTTACATTCAACTAAAGAATTTGCAGCTACCTCATCTATATCTACATGATTTATAACTGCTATTTCTCCACTTGTAAGTCTTTTAGCAAGCCTTTTAGTTTTTCTATCCACCTTTATAGGTGCTTGGACTTTCATACTGTAAACCTCCGACATCTTTTTTAAAATCACATTCAATTATAGCACTATTTAACWATAAAAGAAATATTTTAAGTTTTTTATGTGTTTAATCATATGTTTTATCTAATCTATATTAATATCATAAATTACTTATAACTTCAATAAATTTATAAGAATATCTTTATGATTAAGCAAAGGATTTTTTATAACTTCATCTAATAAAAATTCAAGAATTTTTCCAATTTCCTTTCCTTTATATCCTAAACTAATAAGTATCTTACCATCTATTTGTAAATCTTTTATTGTATAACATTCTTTACTATTTTTTATTTCATMTAAATTATTAATGCATACTTTTAAAATTTCAACTTCATTTTTATTATTAAAAAATGCATTATATATTAATTTTAAATTAAGTATTTTATTTAATTTATCATATCCAATTTTACTTAACTGTCTTTTTATAGTTACTTTATCTATTTTCTCACTATCATTGAGCATATACTCAATAACCTCATTGCAGTAATTTGTTACTTTATTTGAATATCTTAGATTATTTATAATATTTTCTTTTTTTAGTTTTTCACAATAATAATTATATCTTTTACTTTTATCAATATTTTTTAGTA
Coding sequences within it:
- a CDS encoding NUDIX hydrolase — translated: MIVEEKTISSDRIYTGKVISLKVDTVEIENKGYQKREIVEHPGAVGIVALTDDNKVVLIKQFRKPIEQAIWEIPAGKLEIGENPKECAIRELREETGYSAKNLKLIHKFFTSAGFSNQKIYIFLATGLTKGEPEFDEDEIIEAYEIDINEAHNMILKNEIEDAKTSIGILLIKELI
- a CDS encoding phosphopentomutase, producing MNRIIWIVIDSVGVGELPDAKDFGDEGVNTLGHIVKEFNDIKIPNMIKLGLGNIDGIDYINNYESPIGAFGKCSEVSQGKDTTTGHWEMTGLLVDTPFKTFENGFPKEIIDEFEKRTGRKVVANKPASGTAILDEFGEHQMKTGDVIVYTSADSVFQIAAHEEIIPLEELYDMCKIAREIMMGEYAVARVIARPYVGPCKGQFERTSNRRDYSLNPFDKTVLDNIKEKGLDVIGVGKIEDIFNGQGITEAIHTKDNMDGVDQTINYIKKDNKGLIFTNLVDFDSKYGHRRNIKGYKEALEEFDARIPEIIESMNDKDILIINADHGNDPAYKGTDHTREYIPLLVYGKDIKANTNLGTRKSFADIGATVADILGVCETKNGTSFKNEVMK
- a CDS encoding tyrosine-type recombinase/integrase, whose product is MEVVKEYIDYIKDKKRLSNNTISSYYIDIRKYINYLNSINLELNDVVENDIIGYIINLEKDNVSVATVSRMISSIKSFHDYLFLNHITNNNPAKTIKKPKIEKQDVDILTEEEIEALLKFPKLDTPKLIRDKAIFEVLYGTGIKVSELVDMDIDDVDLELDYIYCNISKNKRVIPLSDITKTYLEKYIKEARLSLADEDEKALFVNSSGQRFTRQGLWKVIKKYANIANINKNINPSMLRHSFAIHLLNEGANIAVVSKILGNANLSSLQAYLNHINKNMRREIKEKHPRK
- a CDS encoding purine-nucleoside phosphorylase, encoding MENIYDKIQESAQFIQSKCEVKPQIGLILGSGLGVLADEIQNPVKIKYNEIPNFPVSTVEGHEGCLVLGELEGKMVVAMQGRFHYYEGYTQQEITFPVRVMKALGANTIVVTNAAGGANTDFKPGDLMVIKDHINLSGNNPLIGKNDQRLGPRFPDMSTAYTPKYINLVKECANKLNIELQEGVYAFFSGPTYETPSEVRMAQILGADAVGMSTAPEVIVASHSGMEVIGISCITNMAAGILDQPLDHEEVIETTKKVKSEFLSLVKSVVNNI
- the mltG gene encoding endolytic transglycosylase MltG; translation: MNINKKRLGIVGVVSIIFVLLISVFIFTFTQMGPYDKNNKEGIVVEIPQGSTTNTISDILYKNKLIKNKVVFKLSVKLSNKAQQFKAGKYLFNQTYSNKEIINDMSLGKVYNDGIKVTIPEGSTSREIVSILVDKKLGNEDNYEELISNPKEFYNDFKFLKEDDITSLEGFLYPSTYYIDENASEKEVLSTMLSKFNKIYTDELRDRQKELKMTTEQVINLASIVEKEAILDVDRPKIASVFYNRLKIGMPLQSDATIQYIFNERKQIVTYDDLKIDSPYNSYKNKGLPPTPISSPGIESIKATLYPEKTDYLYFVAKMDGGNNYSTNYEDHLKYVKEYKDERDRLNKSKNN
- a CDS encoding O-methyltransferase, with protein sequence MSNIVNNLVEDYIRTTLKDKDGLLKDLEVYASEHNVPIVHKEVSELLKVLLKVQRPKRILEIGCAIGYSSILFASVLDEDVEIITVERNEKMIEKAKENIKLAGYENNITILEGDAEELLKEVEGPFDMIFMDAAKGQYKLFYDMVIDKLRVDGLLISDNILYKGMVAHDDFVIRRKKTIVKRMRNYLDYICKCEYLSTSLIPIGDGVALSYKNNNRGDMNA
- a CDS encoding pyrimidine-nucleoside phosphorylase gives rise to the protein MRVYDIISKKRDNQKLSKAEIDFFVEKYSKGEIPDYQAAALLMAIYINKMDKEETVYLTEAMMNSGEVMDLSDIKGIKVDKHSTGGVGDKTTIALAPLVAACGAPVAKMSGRGLGHTGGTLDKLEAIPGFSIEMDSKKFIDSVNEHKIAVCGQTASIAVADKKMYALRDVTATVDNISLIAASIMCKKLASGANAILLDVKTGDGAFMKTLDDSFELAKAMVDIGCGMNRDTIGMITDMDEPLGFAVGNSLEVIEAIETLKGNGPKDFVLLCETLGSYMLVLAKVAKDFDEGLIMIREAITSGKALDKLRVFIENQGGDKNVVDDYTLLPQASKIVPIKANKAGYISKIEAEEVGISAMILGAGRETKEDILDLSAGIVLEKKVGDYVNEGDILAYMHLNKEEKFEQAKERFINAYSIVEEKVEPKKLIYGVVTKNEIKKF
- a CDS encoding DUF3866 family protein codes for the protein MISKKLGIVESIVDQNGELDDIRVKINGEIQKAYNYPKITGCINVGDEVVLNTTAVELSLGTGGYHFVISNLNNLESDFTKGGHIMKLRYTPLQIKVDSVEEQESSYHNMIENFSGLDNMPVVVGSLHSMLTPFVASYKRLNQNKRLVYIMTDGAALPIFLSKNVHTLKEKGLIDNTITIGSAFGGEYECINIYTALITAKEVLKADVVFVSMGPGIAGTGTKYGFTGIEQGPILDAVKKLGGMPVSIPRISFADKRDRHQGISHHSITVLKEIVNVDVNLPICEYSADKLDYIKDQVSKNELDTRHNVVYIKNENSKNDLEHFNLKVRSMGRNFEQDKEFFEAASTAAYYITEVYNDSRRENHK